From a single Tursiops truncatus isolate mTurTru1 chromosome 20, mTurTru1.mat.Y, whole genome shotgun sequence genomic region:
- the MMP28 gene encoding matrix metalloproteinase-28 isoform X7: MYARVGLLLRALPLLLWGGLDAQLAQRVGQELRREAEAFLEKYGYLSEPVPSSPASTRFSNAIREFQWVSQLPMSGMLDAATLRQMRQPRCGVADTDSQVAWTKRVSALFTGRRAKMRRKKRFARQGNKWYKRHLSYRLVNWPQHLPEPAVRGAVRAAFQLWSNVSALEFWEAPATGPADIRLTFFQGDHNDGLSNAFDGPGGALAHAFLPRRGEAHFDRDERWSLSRRRGRNLFVVLAHEIGHTLGLTHSAAPRALMAPYYKRLGRDALLSWDDVLAVQSLYGKPQGGSGAIQLPGKLFTDFEAWDPHRLQGRRPETRGPKYCHSSFDAITVDGQHRLYIFQGNQFWEVTADGNVSEPHPLQKRWAGLPPHIEAAAVSLEDGDFYFFKGRPLLRAGPRGAAGGALLPPRPAGLGRCP; encoded by the exons ATGTACGCGCGTGTCGGCCTCCTGCTGCGCGCCCTGCCGCTGCTGCTGTGGGGCGGCCTGGACGCCCAGCTCGCCCAGCGCGTAGGCCAGGAGCTGCGCAGGGAGGCGGAG gcATTCCTGGAGAAGTACGGGTATCTCAGTGAACCCGTCCCCAGTAGTCCCGCCTCCACGCGATTCAGCAATGCCATCAG GGAGTTCCAGTGGGTGTCCCAGCTGCCCATGAGCGGGATGCTGGATGCCGCCACGCTGCGCCAGATGAGGCAGCCCCGCTGTGGGGTGGCAGATACCGACAGCCAGGTGGCCTGGACCAAGAGAGTCAGTGCCCTATTTACTGGACGTCGGGCCAAAATGAGGCGAAAGAAACGCTTTGCCAGGCAAG GCAACAAATGGTACAAGCGGCATCTCTCCTACCGCCTGGTGAACTGGCCCCAGCACCTGCCTGAGCCGGCAGTTCGGGGGGCCGTGCGCGCCGCCTTCCAGCTGTGGAGCAACGTCTCGGCGCTGGAGTTCTGGGAGGCCCCGGCCACAGGCCCCGCTGACATCCGCCTCACCTTCTTCCAAGGGGACCACAACGACGGGCTGAGCAACGCCTTCGATGGCCCAG GCGGCGCCCTGGCGCACGCCTTCCTCCCCCGCCGCGGCGAAGCGCACTTCGACCGCGACGAGCGCTGGTCCCTGAGCCGCCGCCGCGGGCGCAACCTGTTCGTGGTGCTGGCGCATGAGATCGGCCACACGCTCGGCCTGACCCACTCGGCCGCGCCGCGCGCGCTCATGGCGCCCTACTACAAGAGGCTGGGCCGCGACGCGCTGCTCAGCTGGGACGACGTGCTGGCCGTGCAGAGCCTGTATG GGAAGCCCCAGGGCGGCTCAGGGGCCATCCAGCTCCCTGGAAAGCTATTCACGGACTTTGAGGCCTGGGACCCCCACAGACTCCAAGGAAGGCGCCCCGAAACCCGAGGTCCTAAATATTGCCACTCTTCCTTCGATGCAATCACTGTAG ATGGGCAACATCGACTGTACATATTTCAAGGGAACCAGTTCTGGGAGGTGACAGCTGATGGCAACGTCTCAGAGCCCCACCCACTACAGAAAaggtgggcagggctgccccCCCATATTGAGGCTGCCGCGGTGTCATTGGAGGATGGAGACTTCTACTTCTTCAAAG GGCGCCCGCTACTACGTGCTGGCCCGAGGGGGGCTGCAGGTGGAGCCCTACTACCCCCGAGGCCTGCAGGACTGGGGCGGTGTCCCTGA
- the MMP28 gene encoding matrix metalloproteinase-28 isoform X8, translating to MYARVGLLLRALPLLLWGGLDAQLAQRVGQELRREAEAFLEKYGYLSEPVPSSPASTRFSNAIREFQWVSQLPMSGMLDAATLRQMRQPRCGVADTDSQVAWTKRVSALFTGRRAKMRRKKRFARQGNKWYKRHLSYRLVNWPQHLPEPAVRGAVRAAFQLWSNVSALEFWEAPATGPADIRLTFFQGDHNDGLSNAFDGPGGALAHAFLPRRGEAHFDRDERWSLSRRRGRNLFVVLAHEIGHTLGLTHSAAPRALMAPYYKRLGRDALLSWDDVLAVQSLYGKPQGGSGAIQLPGKLFTDFEAWDPHRLQGRRPETRGPKYCHSSFDAITVDGQHRLYIFQGNQFWEVTADGNVSEPHPLQKRWAGLPPHIEAAAVSLEDGDFYFFKGGPGHQRWACWAARSGALREGGSQA from the exons ATGTACGCGCGTGTCGGCCTCCTGCTGCGCGCCCTGCCGCTGCTGCTGTGGGGCGGCCTGGACGCCCAGCTCGCCCAGCGCGTAGGCCAGGAGCTGCGCAGGGAGGCGGAG gcATTCCTGGAGAAGTACGGGTATCTCAGTGAACCCGTCCCCAGTAGTCCCGCCTCCACGCGATTCAGCAATGCCATCAG GGAGTTCCAGTGGGTGTCCCAGCTGCCCATGAGCGGGATGCTGGATGCCGCCACGCTGCGCCAGATGAGGCAGCCCCGCTGTGGGGTGGCAGATACCGACAGCCAGGTGGCCTGGACCAAGAGAGTCAGTGCCCTATTTACTGGACGTCGGGCCAAAATGAGGCGAAAGAAACGCTTTGCCAGGCAAG GCAACAAATGGTACAAGCGGCATCTCTCCTACCGCCTGGTGAACTGGCCCCAGCACCTGCCTGAGCCGGCAGTTCGGGGGGCCGTGCGCGCCGCCTTCCAGCTGTGGAGCAACGTCTCGGCGCTGGAGTTCTGGGAGGCCCCGGCCACAGGCCCCGCTGACATCCGCCTCACCTTCTTCCAAGGGGACCACAACGACGGGCTGAGCAACGCCTTCGATGGCCCAG GCGGCGCCCTGGCGCACGCCTTCCTCCCCCGCCGCGGCGAAGCGCACTTCGACCGCGACGAGCGCTGGTCCCTGAGCCGCCGCCGCGGGCGCAACCTGTTCGTGGTGCTGGCGCATGAGATCGGCCACACGCTCGGCCTGACCCACTCGGCCGCGCCGCGCGCGCTCATGGCGCCCTACTACAAGAGGCTGGGCCGCGACGCGCTGCTCAGCTGGGACGACGTGCTGGCCGTGCAGAGCCTGTATG GGAAGCCCCAGGGCGGCTCAGGGGCCATCCAGCTCCCTGGAAAGCTATTCACGGACTTTGAGGCCTGGGACCCCCACAGACTCCAAGGAAGGCGCCCCGAAACCCGAGGTCCTAAATATTGCCACTCTTCCTTCGATGCAATCACTGTAG ATGGGCAACATCGACTGTACATATTTCAAGGGAACCAGTTCTGGGAGGTGACAGCTGATGGCAACGTCTCAGAGCCCCACCCACTACAGAAAaggtgggcagggctgccccCCCATATTGAGGCTGCCGCGGTGTCATTGGAGGATGGAGACTTCTACTTCTTCAAAG GTGGGCCCGGTCATCAGCGGTGGGCCTGCTGGGCTGCTCGGAGTGGGGCGCTCCGGGAAGGCGGCTCTCAG GCTTGA
- the MMP28 gene encoding matrix metalloproteinase-28 isoform X2: protein MYARVGLLLRALPLLLWGGLDAQLAQRVGQELRREAEAFLEKYGYLSEPVPSSPASTRFSNAIREFQWVSQLPMSGMLDAATLRQMRQPRCGVADTDSQVAWTKRVSALFTGRRAKMRRKKRFARQGNKWYKRHLSYRLVNWPQHLPEPAVRGAVRAAFQLWSNVSALEFWEAPATGPADIRLTFFQGDHNDGLSNAFDGPGGALAHAFLPRRGEAHFDRDERWSLSRRRGRNLFVVLAHEIGHTLGLTHSAAPRALMAPYYKRLGRDALLSWDDVLAVQSLYGKPQGGSGAIQLPGKLFTDFEAWDPHRLQGRRPETRGPKYCHSSFDAITVDGQHRLYIFQGNQFWEVTADGNVSEPHPLQKRWAGLPPHIEAAAVSLEDGDFYFFKGGPGHQRWACWAARSGALREGGSQAGVRTTVRTRCPEPAGFQERVTECAGFPGQRKAWFPRSPHFLAEDSGQITSLLSPPFPYL from the exons ATGTACGCGCGTGTCGGCCTCCTGCTGCGCGCCCTGCCGCTGCTGCTGTGGGGCGGCCTGGACGCCCAGCTCGCCCAGCGCGTAGGCCAGGAGCTGCGCAGGGAGGCGGAG gcATTCCTGGAGAAGTACGGGTATCTCAGTGAACCCGTCCCCAGTAGTCCCGCCTCCACGCGATTCAGCAATGCCATCAG GGAGTTCCAGTGGGTGTCCCAGCTGCCCATGAGCGGGATGCTGGATGCCGCCACGCTGCGCCAGATGAGGCAGCCCCGCTGTGGGGTGGCAGATACCGACAGCCAGGTGGCCTGGACCAAGAGAGTCAGTGCCCTATTTACTGGACGTCGGGCCAAAATGAGGCGAAAGAAACGCTTTGCCAGGCAAG GCAACAAATGGTACAAGCGGCATCTCTCCTACCGCCTGGTGAACTGGCCCCAGCACCTGCCTGAGCCGGCAGTTCGGGGGGCCGTGCGCGCCGCCTTCCAGCTGTGGAGCAACGTCTCGGCGCTGGAGTTCTGGGAGGCCCCGGCCACAGGCCCCGCTGACATCCGCCTCACCTTCTTCCAAGGGGACCACAACGACGGGCTGAGCAACGCCTTCGATGGCCCAG GCGGCGCCCTGGCGCACGCCTTCCTCCCCCGCCGCGGCGAAGCGCACTTCGACCGCGACGAGCGCTGGTCCCTGAGCCGCCGCCGCGGGCGCAACCTGTTCGTGGTGCTGGCGCATGAGATCGGCCACACGCTCGGCCTGACCCACTCGGCCGCGCCGCGCGCGCTCATGGCGCCCTACTACAAGAGGCTGGGCCGCGACGCGCTGCTCAGCTGGGACGACGTGCTGGCCGTGCAGAGCCTGTATG GGAAGCCCCAGGGCGGCTCAGGGGCCATCCAGCTCCCTGGAAAGCTATTCACGGACTTTGAGGCCTGGGACCCCCACAGACTCCAAGGAAGGCGCCCCGAAACCCGAGGTCCTAAATATTGCCACTCTTCCTTCGATGCAATCACTGTAG ATGGGCAACATCGACTGTACATATTTCAAGGGAACCAGTTCTGGGAGGTGACAGCTGATGGCAACGTCTCAGAGCCCCACCCACTACAGAAAaggtgggcagggctgccccCCCATATTGAGGCTGCCGCGGTGTCATTGGAGGATGGAGACTTCTACTTCTTCAAAG GTGGGCCCGGTCATCAGCGGTGGGCCTGCTGGGCTGCTCGGAGTGGGGCGCTCCGGGAAGGCGGCTCTCAG gCAGGCGTTCGAACGACGGTGCGCACGAGATGCCCGGAGCCAGCAGGATTCCAAGAGAGGGTTACAGAGTGTGCAGGATTTCCTGGGCAAAGGAAGGCCTGGTTTCCTAGGTCCCCGCACTTCCTAGCTGAAGACTCGGGGCAAATCACGTCGCTTCTGTCACCTCCGTtcccctatctgtaa
- the MMP28 gene encoding matrix metalloproteinase-28 isoform X3, which translates to MYARVGLLLRALPLLLWGGLDAQLAQRVGQELRREAEAFLEKYGYLSEPVPSSPASTRFSNAIREFQWVSQLPMSGMLDAATLRQMRQPRCGVADTDSQVAWTKRVSALFTGRRAKMRRKKRFARQGNKWYKRHLSYRLVNWPQHLPEPAVRGAVRAAFQLWSNVSALEFWEAPATGPADIRLTFFQGDHNDGLSNAFDGPGGALAHAFLPRRGEAHFDRDERWSLSRRRGRNLFVVLAHEIGHTLGLTHSAAPRALMAPYYKRLGRDALLSWDDVLAVQSLYDGQHRLYIFQGNQFWEVTADGNVSEPHPLQKRWAGLPPHIEAAAVSLEDGDFYFFKGSRCWRFQGPKPVWGSPQLCRAGGLPPHPDAALYFPPLSRLILFKGARYYVLARGGLQVEPYYPRGLQDWGGVPEEVSGALPRPDGSIIFFRDDRYWRLDQAKLRATPSGRWATELAWMGCWHANSGGTLF; encoded by the exons ATGTACGCGCGTGTCGGCCTCCTGCTGCGCGCCCTGCCGCTGCTGCTGTGGGGCGGCCTGGACGCCCAGCTCGCCCAGCGCGTAGGCCAGGAGCTGCGCAGGGAGGCGGAG gcATTCCTGGAGAAGTACGGGTATCTCAGTGAACCCGTCCCCAGTAGTCCCGCCTCCACGCGATTCAGCAATGCCATCAG GGAGTTCCAGTGGGTGTCCCAGCTGCCCATGAGCGGGATGCTGGATGCCGCCACGCTGCGCCAGATGAGGCAGCCCCGCTGTGGGGTGGCAGATACCGACAGCCAGGTGGCCTGGACCAAGAGAGTCAGTGCCCTATTTACTGGACGTCGGGCCAAAATGAGGCGAAAGAAACGCTTTGCCAGGCAAG GCAACAAATGGTACAAGCGGCATCTCTCCTACCGCCTGGTGAACTGGCCCCAGCACCTGCCTGAGCCGGCAGTTCGGGGGGCCGTGCGCGCCGCCTTCCAGCTGTGGAGCAACGTCTCGGCGCTGGAGTTCTGGGAGGCCCCGGCCACAGGCCCCGCTGACATCCGCCTCACCTTCTTCCAAGGGGACCACAACGACGGGCTGAGCAACGCCTTCGATGGCCCAG GCGGCGCCCTGGCGCACGCCTTCCTCCCCCGCCGCGGCGAAGCGCACTTCGACCGCGACGAGCGCTGGTCCCTGAGCCGCCGCCGCGGGCGCAACCTGTTCGTGGTGCTGGCGCATGAGATCGGCCACACGCTCGGCCTGACCCACTCGGCCGCGCCGCGCGCGCTCATGGCGCCCTACTACAAGAGGCTGGGCCGCGACGCGCTGCTCAGCTGGGACGACGTGCTGGCCGTGCAGAGCCTGTATG ATGGGCAACATCGACTGTACATATTTCAAGGGAACCAGTTCTGGGAGGTGACAGCTGATGGCAACGTCTCAGAGCCCCACCCACTACAGAAAaggtgggcagggctgccccCCCATATTGAGGCTGCCGCGGTGTCATTGGAGGATGGAGACTTCTACTTCTTCAAAG GGAGTCGATGCTGGAGGTTCCAGGGCCCCAAGCCGGTGTGGGGCTCCCCACAGCTGTGCCGGGCAGGGGGCCTGCCCCCCCACCCGGATGCTGCCCTCTACTTCCCTCCTCTGAGTCGCCTCATCCTCTTCAAGGGCGCCCGCTACTACGTGCTGGCCCGAGGGGGGCTGCAGGTGGAGCCCTACTACCCCCGAGGCCTGCAGGACTGGGGCGGTGTCCCTGAGGAGGTCAGCGGCGCTCTGCCCAGGCCCGACGGCTCCATCATCTTCTTCAGAGACGACCGCTACTGGCGCCTCGACCAGGCCAAACTTCGAGCAACGCCCTCGGGCCGCTGGGCCACAGAGCTGGCCTGGATGGGCTGCTGGCATGCCAACTCGGGGGGCACCCTGTTCTGA
- the MMP28 gene encoding matrix metalloproteinase-28 isoform X5 → MYARVGLLLRALPLLLWGGLDAQLAQRVGQELRREAEAFLEKYGYLSEPVPSSPASTRFSNAIREFQWVSQLPMSGMLDAATLRQMRQPRCGVADTDSQVAWTKRVSALFTGRRAKMRRKKRFARQGGALAHAFLPRRGEAHFDRDERWSLSRRRGRNLFVVLAHEIGHTLGLTHSAAPRALMAPYYKRLGRDALLSWDDVLAVQSLYGKPQGGSGAIQLPGKLFTDFEAWDPHRLQGRRPETRGPKYCHSSFDAITVDGQHRLYIFQGNQFWEVTADGNVSEPHPLQKRWAGLPPHIEAAAVSLEDGDFYFFKGSRCWRFQGPKPVWGSPQLCRAGGLPPHPDAALYFPPLSRLILFKGARYYVLARGGLQVEPYYPRGLQDWGGVPEEVSGALPRPDGSIIFFRDDRYWRLDQAKLRATPSGRWATELAWMGCWHANSGGTLF, encoded by the exons ATGTACGCGCGTGTCGGCCTCCTGCTGCGCGCCCTGCCGCTGCTGCTGTGGGGCGGCCTGGACGCCCAGCTCGCCCAGCGCGTAGGCCAGGAGCTGCGCAGGGAGGCGGAG gcATTCCTGGAGAAGTACGGGTATCTCAGTGAACCCGTCCCCAGTAGTCCCGCCTCCACGCGATTCAGCAATGCCATCAG GGAGTTCCAGTGGGTGTCCCAGCTGCCCATGAGCGGGATGCTGGATGCCGCCACGCTGCGCCAGATGAGGCAGCCCCGCTGTGGGGTGGCAGATACCGACAGCCAGGTGGCCTGGACCAAGAGAGTCAGTGCCCTATTTACTGGACGTCGGGCCAAAATGAGGCGAAAGAAACGCTTTGCCAGGCAAG GCGGCGCCCTGGCGCACGCCTTCCTCCCCCGCCGCGGCGAAGCGCACTTCGACCGCGACGAGCGCTGGTCCCTGAGCCGCCGCCGCGGGCGCAACCTGTTCGTGGTGCTGGCGCATGAGATCGGCCACACGCTCGGCCTGACCCACTCGGCCGCGCCGCGCGCGCTCATGGCGCCCTACTACAAGAGGCTGGGCCGCGACGCGCTGCTCAGCTGGGACGACGTGCTGGCCGTGCAGAGCCTGTATG GGAAGCCCCAGGGCGGCTCAGGGGCCATCCAGCTCCCTGGAAAGCTATTCACGGACTTTGAGGCCTGGGACCCCCACAGACTCCAAGGAAGGCGCCCCGAAACCCGAGGTCCTAAATATTGCCACTCTTCCTTCGATGCAATCACTGTAG ATGGGCAACATCGACTGTACATATTTCAAGGGAACCAGTTCTGGGAGGTGACAGCTGATGGCAACGTCTCAGAGCCCCACCCACTACAGAAAaggtgggcagggctgccccCCCATATTGAGGCTGCCGCGGTGTCATTGGAGGATGGAGACTTCTACTTCTTCAAAG GGAGTCGATGCTGGAGGTTCCAGGGCCCCAAGCCGGTGTGGGGCTCCCCACAGCTGTGCCGGGCAGGGGGCCTGCCCCCCCACCCGGATGCTGCCCTCTACTTCCCTCCTCTGAGTCGCCTCATCCTCTTCAAGGGCGCCCGCTACTACGTGCTGGCCCGAGGGGGGCTGCAGGTGGAGCCCTACTACCCCCGAGGCCTGCAGGACTGGGGCGGTGTCCCTGAGGAGGTCAGCGGCGCTCTGCCCAGGCCCGACGGCTCCATCATCTTCTTCAGAGACGACCGCTACTGGCGCCTCGACCAGGCCAAACTTCGAGCAACGCCCTCGGGCCGCTGGGCCACAGAGCTGGCCTGGATGGGCTGCTGGCATGCCAACTCGGGGGGCACCCTGTTCTGA
- the MMP28 gene encoding matrix metalloproteinase-28 isoform X1: MYARVGLLLRALPLLLWGGLDAQLAQRVGQELRREAEAFLEKYGYLSEPVPSSPASTRFSNAIREFQWVSQLPMSGMLDAATLRQMRQPRCGVADTDSQVAWTKRVSALFTGRRAKMRRKKRFARQGNKWYKRHLSYRLVNWPQHLPEPAVRGAVRAAFQLWSNVSALEFWEAPATGPADIRLTFFQGDHNDGLSNAFDGPGGALAHAFLPRRGEAHFDRDERWSLSRRRGRNLFVVLAHEIGHTLGLTHSAAPRALMAPYYKRLGRDALLSWDDVLAVQSLYGKPQGGSGAIQLPGKLFTDFEAWDPHRLQGRRPETRGPKYCHSSFDAITVDGQHRLYIFQGNQFWEVTADGNVSEPHPLQKRWAGLPPHIEAAAVSLEDGDFYFFKGSRCWRFQGPKPVWGSPQLCRAGGLPPHPDAALYFPPLSRLILFKGARYYVLARGGLQVEPYYPRGLQDWGGVPEEVSGALPRPDGSIIFFRDDRYWRLDQAKLRATPSGRWATELAWMGCWHANSGGTLF; this comes from the exons ATGTACGCGCGTGTCGGCCTCCTGCTGCGCGCCCTGCCGCTGCTGCTGTGGGGCGGCCTGGACGCCCAGCTCGCCCAGCGCGTAGGCCAGGAGCTGCGCAGGGAGGCGGAG gcATTCCTGGAGAAGTACGGGTATCTCAGTGAACCCGTCCCCAGTAGTCCCGCCTCCACGCGATTCAGCAATGCCATCAG GGAGTTCCAGTGGGTGTCCCAGCTGCCCATGAGCGGGATGCTGGATGCCGCCACGCTGCGCCAGATGAGGCAGCCCCGCTGTGGGGTGGCAGATACCGACAGCCAGGTGGCCTGGACCAAGAGAGTCAGTGCCCTATTTACTGGACGTCGGGCCAAAATGAGGCGAAAGAAACGCTTTGCCAGGCAAG GCAACAAATGGTACAAGCGGCATCTCTCCTACCGCCTGGTGAACTGGCCCCAGCACCTGCCTGAGCCGGCAGTTCGGGGGGCCGTGCGCGCCGCCTTCCAGCTGTGGAGCAACGTCTCGGCGCTGGAGTTCTGGGAGGCCCCGGCCACAGGCCCCGCTGACATCCGCCTCACCTTCTTCCAAGGGGACCACAACGACGGGCTGAGCAACGCCTTCGATGGCCCAG GCGGCGCCCTGGCGCACGCCTTCCTCCCCCGCCGCGGCGAAGCGCACTTCGACCGCGACGAGCGCTGGTCCCTGAGCCGCCGCCGCGGGCGCAACCTGTTCGTGGTGCTGGCGCATGAGATCGGCCACACGCTCGGCCTGACCCACTCGGCCGCGCCGCGCGCGCTCATGGCGCCCTACTACAAGAGGCTGGGCCGCGACGCGCTGCTCAGCTGGGACGACGTGCTGGCCGTGCAGAGCCTGTATG GGAAGCCCCAGGGCGGCTCAGGGGCCATCCAGCTCCCTGGAAAGCTATTCACGGACTTTGAGGCCTGGGACCCCCACAGACTCCAAGGAAGGCGCCCCGAAACCCGAGGTCCTAAATATTGCCACTCTTCCTTCGATGCAATCACTGTAG ATGGGCAACATCGACTGTACATATTTCAAGGGAACCAGTTCTGGGAGGTGACAGCTGATGGCAACGTCTCAGAGCCCCACCCACTACAGAAAaggtgggcagggctgccccCCCATATTGAGGCTGCCGCGGTGTCATTGGAGGATGGAGACTTCTACTTCTTCAAAG GGAGTCGATGCTGGAGGTTCCAGGGCCCCAAGCCGGTGTGGGGCTCCCCACAGCTGTGCCGGGCAGGGGGCCTGCCCCCCCACCCGGATGCTGCCCTCTACTTCCCTCCTCTGAGTCGCCTCATCCTCTTCAAGGGCGCCCGCTACTACGTGCTGGCCCGAGGGGGGCTGCAGGTGGAGCCCTACTACCCCCGAGGCCTGCAGGACTGGGGCGGTGTCCCTGAGGAGGTCAGCGGCGCTCTGCCCAGGCCCGACGGCTCCATCATCTTCTTCAGAGACGACCGCTACTGGCGCCTCGACCAGGCCAAACTTCGAGCAACGCCCTCGGGCCGCTGGGCCACAGAGCTGGCCTGGATGGGCTGCTGGCATGCCAACTCGGGGGGCACCCTGTTCTGA
- the MMP28 gene encoding matrix metalloproteinase-28 isoform X6 — MYARVGLLLRALPLLLWGGLDAQLAQRVGQELRREAEAFLEKYGYLSEPVPSSPASTRFSNAIREFQWVSQLPMSGMLDAATLRQMRQPRCGVADTDSQVAWTKRVSALFTGRRAKMRRKKRFARQGNKWYKRHLSYRLVNWPQHLPEPAVRGAVRAAFQLWSNVSALEFWEAPATGPADIRLTFFQGDHNDGLSNAFDGPGGALAHAFLPRRGEAHFDRDERWSLSRRRGRNLFVVLAHEIGHTLGLTHSAAPRALMAPYYKRLGRDALLSWDDVLAVQSLYGKPQGGSGAIQLPGKLFTDFEAWDPHRLQGRRPETRGPKYCHSSFDAITVDGQHRLYIFQGNQFWEVTADGNVSEPHPLQKRWAGLPPHIEAAAVSLEDGDFYFFKGLTRTASWISATTVPLAGVQDTNSTAPSSSPGRREVLGLM; from the exons ATGTACGCGCGTGTCGGCCTCCTGCTGCGCGCCCTGCCGCTGCTGCTGTGGGGCGGCCTGGACGCCCAGCTCGCCCAGCGCGTAGGCCAGGAGCTGCGCAGGGAGGCGGAG gcATTCCTGGAGAAGTACGGGTATCTCAGTGAACCCGTCCCCAGTAGTCCCGCCTCCACGCGATTCAGCAATGCCATCAG GGAGTTCCAGTGGGTGTCCCAGCTGCCCATGAGCGGGATGCTGGATGCCGCCACGCTGCGCCAGATGAGGCAGCCCCGCTGTGGGGTGGCAGATACCGACAGCCAGGTGGCCTGGACCAAGAGAGTCAGTGCCCTATTTACTGGACGTCGGGCCAAAATGAGGCGAAAGAAACGCTTTGCCAGGCAAG GCAACAAATGGTACAAGCGGCATCTCTCCTACCGCCTGGTGAACTGGCCCCAGCACCTGCCTGAGCCGGCAGTTCGGGGGGCCGTGCGCGCCGCCTTCCAGCTGTGGAGCAACGTCTCGGCGCTGGAGTTCTGGGAGGCCCCGGCCACAGGCCCCGCTGACATCCGCCTCACCTTCTTCCAAGGGGACCACAACGACGGGCTGAGCAACGCCTTCGATGGCCCAG GCGGCGCCCTGGCGCACGCCTTCCTCCCCCGCCGCGGCGAAGCGCACTTCGACCGCGACGAGCGCTGGTCCCTGAGCCGCCGCCGCGGGCGCAACCTGTTCGTGGTGCTGGCGCATGAGATCGGCCACACGCTCGGCCTGACCCACTCGGCCGCGCCGCGCGCGCTCATGGCGCCCTACTACAAGAGGCTGGGCCGCGACGCGCTGCTCAGCTGGGACGACGTGCTGGCCGTGCAGAGCCTGTATG GGAAGCCCCAGGGCGGCTCAGGGGCCATCCAGCTCCCTGGAAAGCTATTCACGGACTTTGAGGCCTGGGACCCCCACAGACTCCAAGGAAGGCGCCCCGAAACCCGAGGTCCTAAATATTGCCACTCTTCCTTCGATGCAATCACTGTAG ATGGGCAACATCGACTGTACATATTTCAAGGGAACCAGTTCTGGGAGGTGACAGCTGATGGCAACGTCTCAGAGCCCCACCCACTACAGAAAaggtgggcagggctgccccCCCATATTGAGGCTGCCGCGGTGTCATTGGAGGATGGAGACTTCTACTTCTTCAAAG GCTTGACCCGAACCGCCAGCTGGATTTCAGCCACAACTGTCCCCCTTGCTGGTGTTCAGGACACAAACTCCACAGCCCCAAGCAGCAGTCCTGGCAGGCGGGAAGTTCTTGGACTGATGTGA